A window of Onychostoma macrolepis isolate SWU-2019 chromosome 01, ASM1243209v1, whole genome shotgun sequence contains these coding sequences:
- the aip gene encoding AH receptor-interacting protein, with product MEEIDITLRADGIQKKVISPGEGELSTFPNGTKVKFHYRTSLCDGTVLDDSRTMGGCSKPMELILGKKFKLPVWERVVTTMREGEIAEFTCDVKHTALYPLVSLSLRNISHGKDPLEGQRHCCGIAQVHSHHSMGHPDLDKLQANPQPLVFALEMLEVLPPGSFQLEVWAMTDEEKLQVIPQMHEEGNALFKSGDISAASEKYYSAIACLKNLQMKERPGDDHWIKLDLMITPLLLNYCQCKHLLGQYYEVLDHCSSIINKYEDNVKAYFKRGKAHAAVWNEAEARSDFAKVIELDPSLETSVAKELRAMEDRIREKQKEEKGRYKNLFSYSSKASAAASTG from the exons ATGGAGGAAATTGACATAACGCTCAGAGCTGATGGCATTCAGAAAAAAGTCATCTCTCCCGGAGAAGGAGAACTTTCAACGTTTCCCAATGGAACAAAG GTGAAGTTTCATTACCGCACTAGCCTTTGTGATGGCACTGTGTTGGATGACTCCAGGACAATGGGAGGTTGCAGTAAACCTATGGAGCTCATACTGGGGAAGAAGTTCAAGCTTCCTGTGTGGGAGCGGGTGGTTACCACCATGAGAGAGGGTGAAATTGCTGAGTTCACCTGTGATGTTAAG CACACAGCTCTCTACCCTCTGGTTTCTCTGTCACTGCGCAACATCAGCCATGGAAAAGACCCACTGGAGGGACAGAGACACTGCTGTGGAATAGCTCAGGTTCATTCGCATCATTCTATGGGTCACCCCGATCTGGATAAGTTGCAGGCCAATCCTCAGCCTCTAGTTTTTGCTCTGGAAATGCTAGAG GTCTTGCCCCCTGGATCCTTCCAGTTGGAGGTATGGGCAATGACAGACGAGGAGAAACTGCAGGTCATACCACAGATGCATGAGGAGGGAAATGCACTCTTCAAGAGTGGAGATATTTCAGCAGCTTCTGAGAAGTACTACAGTGCCATAGCTTGTCTGAAGAACCTACAGATGAAG GAGCGTCCGGGTGATGACCATTGGATCAAACTAGATCTCATGATCACTCCTCTGCTCCTCAACTATTGCCAGTGCAAGCATCTTTTGGGCCAGTACTATGAGGTTTTGGACCACTGCTCTTCTATCATCAACAAGTACGAAG ATAATGTGAAGGCATATTTCAAACGAGGGAAGGCTCATGCAGCGGTGTGGAATGAAGCAGAGGCAAGATCTGACTTTGCCAAAGTGATTGAACTAGACCCATCACTTGAAACCTCAGTTGCAAAGGAGTTGAGGGCAATGGAGGATCGCATTCGGGAAAAACAGAAAGAGGAGAAGGGACGCTACAAAAACCTTTTCAGCTACAGCAGCAAAGCCTCTGCTGCAGCTTCCACG GGCTGA
- the lgi2b gene encoding leucine-rich repeat LGI family member 2b isoform X2: MDLTNDKLSSIRKCLLVTLLFVCSFQLSRSKRIFKCPSGCTCTTDSIICVGSSLIPRTIPSDINSLLLSSNSFSEIKEDAFSGLPHLEYLFIEGNKIEEINKYAFRGLRDVTHLSLANNNLKTLPRGLFSDLRSLIELDLRGNMFHCDCESMWLMLWLKRSNATISNVYCASPSGMKGVRLKDVPEKHSKCVSTDFVQHQIVNTQSMSADIFSHKDDIYVAMAVPNSDSCIIMEWDHIETKFRPFDNITGRSVVGCQSVLINEQAFVIVSQLFDGSLVCKYDQAQNKFTKFQAVEMLNVSKPNDIEVFQIGDDWFFLIVDSSKAGMTTLFKWNETGFYPYQFLHEWFRDTDAEFLDLDGKSVLILVSRSQAPVIYQWNKSTQKFVLHDEIANMDDIVSVKAFRINDVPYLALACYIGDSKIMKWTGKHFEEVQGLPSRGATVLQPIEFKDQHYLILSSDYSFSQIFRWDEENQKFIKFRDVYVQWPRSFTALSTDQRDFVLATSFKGKTMVFEHISVDYSK, encoded by the exons ATGGATCTTACAAACGATAAACTGTCTTCCATCCGAAAGTGTCTTTTGGTAACTTTACTGTTCGTTTGTTCATTTCAACTGTCCCGATCAAAGCGAATATTCAAATGTCCTTCAGGATGCACTTGTACGACAGATTCAATCATTTGCGTCGGTTCGTCTCTCATCCCACGGACTATACCGAGTGACATCAACTCTCT TCTCCTTAGTTCTAATTCATTTTCTGAAATCAAGGAGGATGCATTCTCAGGGCTTCCTCATCTTGAGTATTT ATTTATTGAAGGTAACAAGATTGAAGAGATAAACAAATATGCCTTCAGAGGACTTCGGGATGTTACACATCT ATCATTAgcaaacaacaatttaaaaacactaCCTAGGGGTCTTTTTTCTGATCTACGCTCTTTGATTGAACT AGATCTACGAGGGAACATGTTCCATTGTGACTGTGAGTCCATGTGGCTGATGCTATGGTTGAAACGATCCAATGCCACAATCTCTAATGTTTACTGTGCCAGTCCATCTGGCATGAAGGGTGTCCGGTTAAAGGATGTCCCGGAAAAACACAGCAAGTGTGTCTCCACGG ATTTTGTTCAGCACCAAATAGTAAATACTCAATCAATGTCAGCAGATATCTTCTCTCACAAAGATGATATATATGTCGCTATGGCTGTTCCAAATTCAGACAGCTGCATAATCATGGAATGGGATCATATTGAGACTAAATTCAGGCCTTTTGATAACATCACAG gaCGGTCTGTTGTTGGATGCCAGTCTGTTCTGATCAATGAGCAGGCATTTGTCATTGTCTCCCAACTCTTCGATGGCTCCCTTGTCTGCAAATATGACCAAGCACAGAATAAGTTCACCAAGTTTCAAGCAGTTGAAATGCTTAATGTGTCCAAGCCGAATGACATTGAAGTCTTCCAGATTGGAGATGACTGGTTCTTCCTAATTGTGGACAGTTCCAAAGCTGGAATGACAACTCTGTTTAAGTGGAATGAAACTGGTTTCTACCCATACCAGTTCCTTCATGAATGGTTTCGTGACACCGATGCAGAGTTTTTGGATTTAGATGGCAAATCTGTCCTCATACTCGTGAGCCGTTCCCAGGCTCCTGTTATATACCAATGGAACAAGAGCACCCAGAAGTTTGTTCTCCATGATGAGATAGCAAACATGGACGATATTGTCAGCGTGAAGGCCTTTAGGATTAATGATGTTCCCTACCTTGCGCTCGCCTGCTACATCGGTGACTCAAAAATCATGAAGTGGACAGGCAAACACTTTGAGGAAGTTCAGGGCTTGCCTTCACGTGGCGCCACAGTATTACAGCCCATCGAGTTCAAAGACCAGCACTATTTGATTCTGAGCAGTGATTATTCTTTCTCCCAGATCTTCAGGTGGGATGAGGAAAACCAGAAATTTATCAAGTTCAGGGATGTGTATGTTCAGTGGCCACGCTCATTCACAGCACTGTCCACAGACCAGCGTGATTTTGTGCTGGCCACGAGCTTCAAAGGCAAAACCATGGTTTTTGAACATATTTCAGTGGATTAtagcaaatga
- the lgi2b gene encoding leucine-rich repeat LGI family member 2b isoform X1 yields the protein MDLTNDKLSSIRKCLLVTLLFVCSFQLSRSKRIFKCPSGCTCTTDSIICVGSSLIPRTIPSDINSLSIVNCSFSEIKEAMFSLMPSLQLLLLSSNSFSEIKEDAFSGLPHLEYLFIEGNKIEEINKYAFRGLRDVTHLSLANNNLKTLPRGLFSDLRSLIELDLRGNMFHCDCESMWLMLWLKRSNATISNVYCASPSGMKGVRLKDVPEKHSKCVSTDFVQHQIVNTQSMSADIFSHKDDIYVAMAVPNSDSCIIMEWDHIETKFRPFDNITGRSVVGCQSVLINEQAFVIVSQLFDGSLVCKYDQAQNKFTKFQAVEMLNVSKPNDIEVFQIGDDWFFLIVDSSKAGMTTLFKWNETGFYPYQFLHEWFRDTDAEFLDLDGKSVLILVSRSQAPVIYQWNKSTQKFVLHDEIANMDDIVSVKAFRINDVPYLALACYIGDSKIMKWTGKHFEEVQGLPSRGATVLQPIEFKDQHYLILSSDYSFSQIFRWDEENQKFIKFRDVYVQWPRSFTALSTDQRDFVLATSFKGKTMVFEHISVDYSK from the exons ATGGATCTTACAAACGATAAACTGTCTTCCATCCGAAAGTGTCTTTTGGTAACTTTACTGTTCGTTTGTTCATTTCAACTGTCCCGATCAAAGCGAATATTCAAATGTCCTTCAGGATGCACTTGTACGACAGATTCAATCATTTGCGTCGGTTCGTCTCTCATCCCACGGACTATACCGAGTGACATCAACTCTCT gagtATTGTCAATTGCAGTTTCTCAGAAATCAAGGAGGCTATGTTCTCCCTCATGCCCTCACTGCAGTTACT TCTCCTTAGTTCTAATTCATTTTCTGAAATCAAGGAGGATGCATTCTCAGGGCTTCCTCATCTTGAGTATTT ATTTATTGAAGGTAACAAGATTGAAGAGATAAACAAATATGCCTTCAGAGGACTTCGGGATGTTACACATCT ATCATTAgcaaacaacaatttaaaaacactaCCTAGGGGTCTTTTTTCTGATCTACGCTCTTTGATTGAACT AGATCTACGAGGGAACATGTTCCATTGTGACTGTGAGTCCATGTGGCTGATGCTATGGTTGAAACGATCCAATGCCACAATCTCTAATGTTTACTGTGCCAGTCCATCTGGCATGAAGGGTGTCCGGTTAAAGGATGTCCCGGAAAAACACAGCAAGTGTGTCTCCACGG ATTTTGTTCAGCACCAAATAGTAAATACTCAATCAATGTCAGCAGATATCTTCTCTCACAAAGATGATATATATGTCGCTATGGCTGTTCCAAATTCAGACAGCTGCATAATCATGGAATGGGATCATATTGAGACTAAATTCAGGCCTTTTGATAACATCACAG gaCGGTCTGTTGTTGGATGCCAGTCTGTTCTGATCAATGAGCAGGCATTTGTCATTGTCTCCCAACTCTTCGATGGCTCCCTTGTCTGCAAATATGACCAAGCACAGAATAAGTTCACCAAGTTTCAAGCAGTTGAAATGCTTAATGTGTCCAAGCCGAATGACATTGAAGTCTTCCAGATTGGAGATGACTGGTTCTTCCTAATTGTGGACAGTTCCAAAGCTGGAATGACAACTCTGTTTAAGTGGAATGAAACTGGTTTCTACCCATACCAGTTCCTTCATGAATGGTTTCGTGACACCGATGCAGAGTTTTTGGATTTAGATGGCAAATCTGTCCTCATACTCGTGAGCCGTTCCCAGGCTCCTGTTATATACCAATGGAACAAGAGCACCCAGAAGTTTGTTCTCCATGATGAGATAGCAAACATGGACGATATTGTCAGCGTGAAGGCCTTTAGGATTAATGATGTTCCCTACCTTGCGCTCGCCTGCTACATCGGTGACTCAAAAATCATGAAGTGGACAGGCAAACACTTTGAGGAAGTTCAGGGCTTGCCTTCACGTGGCGCCACAGTATTACAGCCCATCGAGTTCAAAGACCAGCACTATTTGATTCTGAGCAGTGATTATTCTTTCTCCCAGATCTTCAGGTGGGATGAGGAAAACCAGAAATTTATCAAGTTCAGGGATGTGTATGTTCAGTGGCCACGCTCATTCACAGCACTGTCCACAGACCAGCGTGATTTTGTGCTGGCCACGAGCTTCAAAGGCAAAACCATGGTTTTTGAACATATTTCAGTGGATTAtagcaaatga
- the cdk2ap2 gene encoding cyclin-dependent kinase 2-associated protein 2, with protein sequence MSYKPIAPAPTGSNHTPPGSCGSSPSLASSSNFRPAFSDFGPPSMGFVQPVKVSQGSTYSELLSVIEEMSREIRPTYAGSKSAMERLKRGIIHARALVRECLAETERSART encoded by the exons ATGAGTTACAAGCCGATCGCCCCCGCACCCACCGGCTCCAACCACACTCCACCAG GATCATGTGGCTCATCTCCATCACTGGCCTCCTCTTCTAACTTTAGACCAGCATTTAGTGACTTTGGTCCACCATCAATGGGCTTTGTACAA CCTGTTAAAGTATCCCAGGGATCTACCTATAGTGAGCTGCTCTCCGTCATTGAGGAGATGAGCCGTGAAATTCGTCCTACCTATGCTGGCAGCAAAAGTGCCATGGAGAGGCTGAAGAGAG GTATCATCCACGCACGTGCTCTTGTCAGGGAGTGTCTAGCGGAGACAGAGCGAAGTGCTCGCACAtaa